The Anaerobranca gottschalkii DSM 13577 genome segment AAGTAGGGGATGATTTATCAATACTAAAGTTTCCAGATACAATTCCTAAAAATTCCGTTTTTCTATCTTGTTCCTGATAATATTCACGGATTAGTTTTCCATTTTCAATTTTATAATTAATAGTATCACCAGTGTGGGGAGTTACTATCAAATTTGTATCATTATTACCATTATCTTCAACTATTGTTTCTTTTGCATATTTGATATCATTTGTTAAGTAACTCATAGCTAAGCGTAAGTCGTTTCTATCATGGCTGTTAGTTATTTGCCTAGAAACTAGTAACTGACTAGAAGCAACCATGGGATAGGCAACAGTAGCAACTAATCCCAAAATTGCCATAGTGACAATCAATTCAATTAAAGTTAAACCTTTATTAGTCAATAATTTCTTAATCATTTTAATCACCCCTTGTTTTTGTGATAATAACCATTGGGGTCAAACCACTACTTTCAGTGGTAACTTTTATTTGTAAAAGTCCTTCCTTAATTTCTTTAACTTCTAAAGTAATCTTATACTTTGTATTATCAATATCTATGTCTTTTGTAAATTGTTCTTCCCCTTCATTCCATCCTTGACTTTTCAACCATCCCCCTAACTTACCTTCACGTTCTTGCCAAATATTTTTGTTTCCCTTTATTTCTTCTATTACACTAGTAGTTACTGAGACCATTTCTAACCTTTCTTTATTTAATTTAGCACTT includes the following:
- a CDS encoding type IV pilus modification PilV family protein, whose product is MEWKNQKGISLVEVMVATGILLLAMIFISNVIISGIKSAKLNKERLEMVSVTTSVIEEIKGNKNIWQEREGKLGGWLKSQGWNEGEEQFTKDIDIDNTKYKITLEVKEIKEGLLQIKVTTESSGLTPMVIITKTRGD